The Phoenix dactylifera cultivar Barhee BC4 chromosome 15, palm_55x_up_171113_PBpolish2nd_filt_p, whole genome shotgun sequence genome contains a region encoding:
- the LOC103719785 gene encoding protein Dr1 homolog — protein MDPMDIVGKSKDDVSLPKATMFKIIKEMLPPDVRVARDAQDLLVECCVEFINLLSSESNEVCSREEKRTIAPEHVLKALEVLGFGDYIEDVYAAYEQHKLDTLDSPKVGKFGGSEMTEEEAMAAQQRMFAEARARMNNGVSVQRQSDSDRSLDS, from the exons ATGGATCCGATGGACATCGTCGGGAAGTCAAAAGACGACGTCTCGCTTCCTAAAg CAACCATGTTTAAGATTATTAAAGAAATGCTGCCACCTGATGTTCGTGTAGCAAGAGATGCTCAGGACCTTCTTGTTGAGTGTTGCGTAG AATTCATCAACCTTCTTTCTTCCGAGTCTAATGAAGTCTGCAGTCGAGAGGAAAAAAGAACAATTGCCCCTGAGCATGTTCTCAAGGCTCTAGAG GTTCTCGGTTTTGGGGACTACATTGAGGATGTTTATGCAGCATACGAACAACATAAGCTTGACACTTTG GACTCGCCAAAAGTTGGTAAATTTGGAGGATCAGAGATGACCGAGGAAGAAGCAATGGCAGCGCAGCAAAGGATGTTTGCTGAGGCTCGTGCTAGAATGAACAATGGAGTTAGCGTGCAGAGGCAGTCAGACTCAGACCGCAGTTTAGACAGCTAA